The Stenotrophomonas rhizophila genome has a window encoding:
- the fabA gene encoding 3-hydroxyacyl-[acyl-carrier-protein] dehydratase FabA, whose product MTRLNAFSREQLLASARGELFGPGSGRLPNDPMLMFDRITDIRDDGGPHGKGYVRAELDIRPDLWFFGCHFIGDPVMPGCLGLDAMWQLTGFYLTWLGAPGRGRALGCGEVKFTGQVLPDAKRVTYEIDITRVINRKLVMAQSDARMLVDGREIYTAKDLRVGLFTSTENF is encoded by the coding sequence ATGACTCGTCTCAACGCGTTCTCGCGCGAACAGCTGCTGGCCAGTGCCCGTGGCGAACTGTTCGGGCCGGGCAGCGGTCGCCTGCCCAATGACCCGATGCTGATGTTCGATCGCATCACCGACATCCGCGATGACGGCGGTCCACACGGCAAAGGCTACGTGCGCGCGGAACTGGATATCCGCCCCGACCTGTGGTTCTTCGGCTGCCATTTCATCGGCGACCCGGTGATGCCCGGTTGCCTCGGCCTGGACGCAATGTGGCAGCTCACCGGGTTCTACCTCACCTGGCTGGGCGCGCCCGGCCGTGGCCGCGCACTCGGCTGCGGTGAAGTGAAGTTCACCGGCCAGGTGCTGCCCGACGCAAAGCGTGTCACCTACGAAATCGACATCACCCGCGTCATCAACCGCAAGCTGGTCATGGCGCAGTCCGATGCCCGCATGCTGGTCGACGGCCGCGAAATCTATACCGCCAAAGACCTCCGCGTAGGTCTGTTCACTTCCACCGAGAACTTCTGA
- a CDS encoding LysR family transcriptional regulator codes for MDRLTAMQVFVEVAERGSLTAAAEALDMSRAMVTRYLAEVETWLGARLLHRTTRRISLTGPGEAALLRFRQMLAIGDELQGEVASDNPEPHGVLRVTASVSFGQLHLAAAVAEFVRRHPLTRVELLLVDRVVNLVEERVDVAVRISRAIDPSLIARWLAPCRSVLCAAPSYLAERGTPVSADGLAGHNCLTHHYVGKSVWQLQRQGRAISVAVGGNISANEASLLLEAVRAGAGIAMLPTYQIAPLLRSGALVEVLPEYQVEEMGIHAVYASRRQLPAVMRSFLDFLVERFAGEEFLARI; via the coding sequence ATGGACCGGCTTACGGCAATGCAGGTGTTCGTGGAGGTGGCCGAGCGCGGCAGCCTGACGGCGGCGGCGGAGGCGCTGGATATGTCGCGGGCGATGGTGACGCGGTACCTGGCGGAGGTGGAAACGTGGCTGGGGGCGCGGCTGCTGCACCGGACCACGCGGCGGATCAGCCTGACCGGGCCGGGGGAGGCGGCGCTGCTGCGGTTCCGGCAGATGCTGGCCATCGGCGATGAGCTGCAGGGCGAGGTGGCCAGCGACAACCCGGAGCCGCATGGGGTGTTGCGGGTGACGGCGAGTGTGTCGTTCGGGCAGCTGCACCTGGCGGCGGCGGTGGCGGAGTTCGTGCGTCGGCATCCCTTGACGCGGGTGGAGCTGTTGCTGGTGGACCGGGTGGTGAACCTGGTGGAGGAGCGGGTGGATGTGGCGGTGCGGATTTCGCGGGCGATTGATCCGAGCCTGATCGCTCGGTGGCTGGCGCCGTGCCGGTCGGTGTTGTGCGCGGCGCCTTCGTATCTGGCCGAGCGGGGCACGCCGGTCAGTGCCGATGGGTTGGCGGGGCATAACTGCCTTACCCATCACTACGTGGGTAAAAGCGTGTGGCAGTTGCAGCGGCAGGGGCGTGCGATTTCGGTGGCGGTGGGCGGCAACATCAGTGCGAACGAGGCGTCGCTGTTGCTGGAGGCGGTGCGGGCGGGGGCGGGGATTGCGATGTTGCCGACGTACCAGATCGCGCCGTTGCTGCGTTCGGGTGCGCTGGTGGAGGTGTTGCCGGAGTACCAGGTGGAGGAGATGGGCATCCATGCGGTATATGCGTCGCGGCGGCAGTTGCCGGCGGTGATGCGCAGCTTCCTGGATTTCCTGGTGGAACGGTTTGCGGGGGAGGAGTTCCTGGCGCGGATCTGA
- the fabB gene encoding beta-ketoacyl-ACP synthase I, giving the protein MRRVVITGMGITSCLGNDLDTVSTALREGRAGIRNLPDHADAGLRSHVGGNIELDLDAQIDRKLKRFMSDASAYAYIAMRDAIADAGLDEAQVVNPRTGLIAGSGGGSSQWQVESADILRARGVRKVGPYMVPRTMCSTVSACLATAFQIKGLSYSLSAACATSAHCIGAAADLIRHGAQDVMFAGGGEDLHWSMSVMFDAMGALSTRFNDTPATASRPYDKDRDGFVIAGGGGMLVLEDYDHAVARGARIYAELVGYGVTSDGADMVAPSGEGAVRCMNMAMQNLSGPIDYLNTHGTSTPLGDVTELKAVREVFGESIPPLSSTKALSGHSLGAASVHEAIYCLLMMRDGFIAGSANIGELDPAVEGFPIVRESQDKQLNTVMSNSFGFGGTNAALVFGRV; this is encoded by the coding sequence ATGCGTCGCGTCGTCATTACCGGAATGGGCATCACCTCGTGCCTGGGCAACGATCTGGACACCGTGTCCACCGCACTGCGTGAAGGCCGCGCCGGCATCCGCAACCTTCCCGACCACGCCGACGCCGGTCTGCGCAGCCACGTGGGCGGCAACATCGAACTGGACCTGGACGCGCAGATCGACCGCAAGCTCAAGCGCTTCATGAGCGATGCCTCGGCCTACGCCTACATCGCCATGCGCGACGCCATCGCCGATGCCGGCCTGGACGAAGCGCAGGTGGTCAACCCGCGCACCGGCCTGATTGCAGGCTCCGGCGGCGGCTCCAGCCAGTGGCAGGTCGAATCGGCCGACATCCTGCGCGCGCGTGGCGTGCGCAAGGTCGGCCCGTACATGGTGCCGCGCACGATGTGCTCCACCGTGTCGGCCTGCCTGGCCACCGCCTTCCAGATCAAGGGCCTGAGCTACTCGCTGTCCGCTGCCTGCGCGACCTCCGCGCACTGCATCGGCGCCGCCGCCGACCTGATCCGGCATGGCGCGCAGGACGTGATGTTCGCCGGTGGCGGTGAAGACCTGCACTGGTCGATGAGCGTCATGTTCGATGCGATGGGCGCGCTGTCCACCCGCTTCAACGACACCCCGGCCACCGCATCGCGCCCGTACGACAAGGACCGCGACGGCTTTGTCATCGCCGGTGGCGGCGGCATGCTGGTGCTGGAAGATTACGACCACGCCGTGGCACGCGGTGCACGCATCTATGCCGAACTGGTGGGCTACGGCGTCACCTCCGACGGTGCCGACATGGTCGCCCCGTCCGGTGAAGGCGCGGTGCGTTGCATGAACATGGCCATGCAGAACCTCAGCGGCCCGATCGACTACCTCAACACGCACGGCACCTCTACCCCGCTGGGCGACGTGACCGAGTTGAAGGCGGTGCGCGAAGTGTTCGGCGAATCGATTCCGCCGCTGTCGTCGACCAAGGCGCTGTCCGGTCATTCGCTGGGTGCGGCCAGCGTGCACGAAGCGATCTACTGCCTGCTGATGATGCGCGATGGCTTCATTGCCGGTTCGGCCAACATCGGCGAACTCGACCCGGCCGTGGAAGGTTTCCCGATCGTTCGCGAGAGCCAGGACAAGCAGTTGAACACGGTGATGTCCAACAGCTTCGGCTTCGGCGGCACCAACGCAGCGCTGGTGTTCGGACGGGTGTGA
- the dinB gene encoding DNA polymerase IV → MSAQRKIIHVDMDAFYASVEQRDNPSLRGLPVVVAWKGARSVVCAASYEARVFGIRSAMPAMRAERLCPDAVFVPPDFVRYKAVSRQVREIFLRHTDLVEPLSLDEAYLDVTVHKGGMTVATEIAALIRAQIREETQLTASAGIAPNKFLAKIASDWRKPDGQFVVPPHRIDQFLMPLPVKRVPGVGKVMEGKLSELGVVTVGDLRGLRLEELEGRFGSFGASLYRRARGIDERPVEPDQPVQSISSEDTFAEDLPLEALEPAIVELAGKTWNATRKTDRVGHTVVLKLKTSQFRIITRSFTPESPPETLEELRDIALALRARVDLPAETRYRLVGVGLGGFREREPVSQMGLFD, encoded by the coding sequence GTGTCCGCACAACGCAAGATCATCCACGTCGACATGGACGCGTTTTACGCGTCGGTGGAGCAGCGCGACAATCCGTCGCTGCGCGGGCTGCCGGTGGTGGTGGCGTGGAAGGGGGCGCGTTCGGTGGTATGCGCGGCGTCGTACGAGGCGCGGGTGTTCGGGATCCGTTCGGCGATGCCGGCGATGCGGGCGGAGCGGTTGTGCCCGGATGCGGTGTTCGTGCCGCCGGATTTCGTGCGCTACAAGGCGGTGTCGCGGCAGGTGCGGGAGATTTTCCTGCGGCATACGGATCTGGTGGAGCCGTTGTCGCTGGATGAGGCGTACCTGGATGTGACGGTGCACAAGGGCGGGATGACGGTGGCGACGGAGATCGCGGCGTTGATCCGCGCGCAGATCCGGGAGGAGACGCAGTTGACGGCGTCGGCGGGGATCGCGCCGAACAAGTTCCTGGCGAAAATCGCGTCGGATTGGCGCAAGCCGGACGGGCAGTTCGTGGTGCCACCGCACCGGATCGATCAGTTCCTGATGCCGCTGCCGGTGAAGCGGGTGCCGGGGGTGGGCAAGGTGATGGAGGGCAAGCTGTCGGAGCTTGGCGTCGTGACGGTGGGCGATCTGCGTGGGTTGCGGCTGGAGGAGCTGGAAGGGCGCTTCGGCAGTTTCGGTGCGAGTCTGTACCGGCGTGCGCGCGGTATCGATGAGCGTCCGGTGGAACCGGACCAGCCGGTGCAGTCGATTTCGTCGGAGGATACGTTCGCGGAGGATCTGCCACTGGAGGCATTGGAGCCGGCGATCGTGGAGCTGGCGGGCAAGACGTGGAACGCAACGCGCAAGACGGACCGGGTGGGGCACACGGTGGTGCTGAAGTTGAAGACGTCGCAGTTCCGGATCATTACGCGCAGTTTCACGCCGGAATCGCCGCCGGAAACGCTGGAGGAGCTGCGCGATATCGCGCTTGCGTTACGCGCGCGCGTGGATCTGCCGGCGGAGACACGTTATCGGTTGGTGGGGGTTGGCTTGGGCGGGTTCCGCGAGCGTGAACCAGTGAGCCAGATGGGGCTGTTTGACTGA
- a CDS encoding NAD(P)-dependent oxidoreductase codes for MKIALVGATGNIGREITRQALARGHQVTAIVRRDSGLPAELDGAQLAVAALDDTDALAAVIAGHDVLASAFGPRPGDDPSTVTTVTAELVKAARQAGVPRFLMVGGAGTLEVAPGVQLVDTEGFPDAYKPVALAARQAFNLLQNVDDLDWTFYSPAAEIGPGPQKGGFRTQAKQFLVGADGHSRISYADYADAFVSEIEKPQYVRTIATVAY; via the coding sequence ATGAAGATCGCCCTCGTCGGTGCCACCGGCAACATCGGCCGTGAAATCACCCGCCAGGCCCTGGCCCGCGGCCACCAGGTCACCGCCATCGTCCGTCGCGACAGCGGCCTGCCCGCCGAACTCGACGGCGCCCAGCTCGCCGTCGCCGCCCTCGACGACACCGACGCCCTGGCCGCCGTGATTGCCGGCCACGACGTCCTGGCCAGCGCCTTCGGCCCGCGCCCCGGCGATGACCCGTCCACCGTCACCACCGTCACCGCAGAACTGGTCAAGGCCGCCCGCCAGGCCGGCGTCCCGCGCTTCCTGATGGTCGGCGGCGCCGGCACCCTCGAAGTCGCCCCGGGCGTGCAGCTGGTCGACACCGAAGGCTTCCCCGATGCCTACAAGCCGGTCGCCCTCGCCGCCCGCCAAGCGTTCAACCTGCTGCAGAACGTGGATGACCTCGACTGGACGTTCTATTCGCCGGCGGCTGAAATTGGCCCGGGGCCGCAGAAGGGTGGTTTCCGCACGCAGGCCAAGCAGTTCCTGGTTGGCGCCGATGGGCATAGCCGGATCAGTTACGCCGATTACGCCGATGCGTTCGTGAGCGAGATCGAGAAGCCGCAGTACGTGCGGACGATTGCGACCGTGGCGTATTGA
- the gph gene encoding phosphoglycolate phosphatase (PGP is an essential enzyme in the glycolate salvage pathway in higher organisms (photorespiration in plants). Phosphoglycolate results from the oxidase activity of RubisCO in the Calvin cycle when concentrations of carbon dioxide are low relative to oxygen. This enzyme is a member of the Haloacid Dehalogenase (HAD) superfamily of aspartate-nucleophile hydrolase enzymes (PF00702).), with protein MSYPYPLVIFDLDGTLVDSAADIAEALNRTLEDWQLSRVPEATVLTWIGDGVRRLVEQAFTAARSDIDLDRVMPGFMRHYEACLLRSPRLYDGVVPALEALRARNVTLAICTNKPSAMVAPLLAHLGVQDFFAMVLGGDSLPERKPSGVPLRHIAAAFGVAPTAALMVGDSITDYRAAVDAGMPVALVRYGYPRGLDLNTVDAVAVVDDLRSLPGL; from the coding sequence TTGTCCTATCCCTACCCGCTGGTGATTTTTGATCTGGACGGCACGCTGGTCGACAGCGCGGCCGATATCGCCGAGGCGCTCAACCGCACGCTGGAAGACTGGCAGTTGTCGCGCGTGCCCGAGGCGACGGTGCTGACCTGGATCGGTGATGGCGTGCGCCGCCTTGTTGAGCAGGCCTTCACTGCGGCCCGCAGCGACATCGACCTGGATCGGGTGATGCCCGGTTTCATGCGCCACTACGAAGCGTGCCTGCTGCGCAGCCCGCGGCTGTACGACGGCGTGGTACCGGCGCTGGAAGCGTTGCGCGCGCGTAACGTGACCCTGGCGATCTGCACCAACAAGCCGTCGGCCATGGTCGCGCCGCTGCTCGCCCACCTGGGCGTGCAGGACTTCTTCGCGATGGTACTGGGCGGCGATTCGTTGCCCGAGCGCAAGCCCAGTGGCGTGCCGCTGCGGCATATCGCAGCTGCGTTCGGGGTGGCCCCCACGGCCGCCTTGATGGTGGGGGATTCGATCACCGACTATCGCGCTGCGGTGGATGCAGGCATGCCGGTGGCGCTGGTGCGTTACGGGTATCCGCGCGGGCTGGATCTGAACACGGTGGACGCGGTGGCGGTGGTGGACGACCTGCGGTCGTTGCCCGGGTTGTAG